In Camelina sativa cultivar DH55 chromosome 17, Cs, whole genome shotgun sequence, the genomic stretch tttcctttttccatcTTTTTTATAATTCCCAAAAATTAAGAAGCTTTGTTCTCTCTTACAATTGACCTTCTTCCCCAGTTTTCGTCTCTCTTCCACTTCTATAATCTTCTTCTCACCTCCTCGCACGTTTTTTTTCTCCCCGGCCGATCAATTCAATATCTCAGAGACCCAAATATGTTTAATCCGATTCAAATCCTTCATCTATGATCTCGAACAACGATTGATTTTGTGTCTGGAAATTTTAGGGTTAGCGAAGGTTTGATCAAATGATGCAAGGTGAAGTACAATTGCAGCCACCGGATTCGCAAAAGCTTAGTGATTCCGCTCCATTGTTGGGGGAACACAccaattcttcatcttcttcggcGTCTGTTGTGGTGGTAGCAGCAGAAGAGACTAGCGATGAGATAAAAACTGAAGAAGATTTGGAGAACGATGCTTCGTCAGCTCCTTGTTGTCGTATTTGTTTGGAGGACGACAGCGAATTGTTAGGCGATGAATTGATATCACCTTGTATGTGTAAAGGCACTCAGCAGTTTGTGCATCGGTCATGTCTCGATCATTGGCGATCTGTTAAAGAAGGTTTTGCTTTCTCTCACTGTACCACCTGCAAAGCTCAGTTTCATCTCAGAGTCGAACCTTTTGAGGATAACAACTCTTGGCGTCGCAAAGCTAAATTCAGACTCTTTGTCGCTAGAGATGtgcttttggttttcttagcTGTTCAGACTGtgagtctctttctctctctgcttcttctcttcataGTTCTTTGTAATTGCAGTTTTTGTCATTAGCTGAGTTACAAATTGTATCTAGATTTCGAATCTTGACCTGGTTTCACATGGTTTGACAATAGAACTTGAGACTGTCAAATGGTTCATTGTGCTCACtgtgatttgttttgttttctgaaaattCAAAGAAAGATCAGTAAGAGTCTTAAAAAGACTGAATCTTTTTGGACGTCTGATAAGAAGAAGGTTGTTGACAATTCTATAGGTTATAGCTGTTATGGCTGGACTTGCATATATGATGGACAAAGATGGAGAATTTCGAAACTCTTTCAACGATGATTGGGATCGTATCTTGTCTAAACATCCCATCCCTTTTTATTACTGCATCGGTATATTTACTCAATTCTTTCATCTCCCTTTCATTTGGATCTAGAAAGAATCCTGACACAAGTTTAAACATTTGGTGTATCATGAATCTTAGGTGTTATATCCTTCTTTGTGCTGACTGGATTTCTTGGAATCATTCTACATTGCTCTGCCATCAACGGTAATGACCCGAGGATGGCTGGATGCCAGAACTGCTGTTACGGATGGGGTGTCTTGGATTGTTTCCCTGCTTCAATGGAAGCTTGTTTTGctcttgttgttgtctttgttgtCATCTTCGCCATTCTTGGTTTAGCTTATGGTTTTCTTGCTGCTACTATGGCTATCCAAAGGATATGGCAGAGACATTACCATATTCTCACCAAGCGAGAGCTTACAAAGGAGTACATTGTTGAAGATCTTCACGGAAGTTACACTCCCCCAAAGCTGGATGCAGAGCACGAAGGAAGACTTAAAATGCTGAAACTTCTGTGACCGTTTCTTTTCACTGTGCAATAAAAAGGTTCTAATGGAGTTTCGGGTACATTAGAGAAACAAGTTCATACATCTTTATCCACagtgtttcttttctttatcacCCAATGTTTGTTAAGTACCTAATGTATGTTGTCGtccctctctatatatatatatgagttgaaGCAATGCTATTGCATTTTAGTGAATACTAAAGACATTGAGACTCAAATCTAAAAACAGAGTCTATAGAATTGTTTCGGTTTTActctttcttgaatttttattaaCCAATCTTTTATCTCACAAAAAACTCTCATCAGAGACACTAATGGTTAAAACTCTCATCAGAGACACTAATTGTTCTATATAGCAGTTTCTATATAGCAATGAGATACTTGTAATAATTAAGAGCATCTGGTAAGTGAAAGATTACGGACGGATATATATCGTGCTGTGCAGCTTAAAAATTCCTAGATAACTCCAAAACTAAATATcacaacaagaaaagaaaaaacgacCACAGTGGGAGTCGAACCCACGACCTTCTGATCCGAAGTCAGACGCGCTAATCCACTGCGCTATGCGGTCTTTGAATATTCTATTGtacattgatttatatatagaagTAACGGTGTTTTTGAATCCAATCCAAATACAATGGAGGAGAGTCAGGAACACTATGAAACTTTAGTTGACTTTGTTGATCAATCTTCACTAGACGTTTTCCATGCCttgagaaaaagaagcaaagaactAATCCAAATTTTTCGTCTGGGATGccatatttattacaaatatatacttcCTAATATTGAATGAAATTGACAATCTATTCATTTACTGCTTGAGAAAACCTTGTTACCTTTGAAGACCGTTAGGCTTTCGCAagtctttataaaaaaaaaagaacttataaGCCAGCCACAAGGAAATGCCAAAAACCCAATTATGCATTTACCTTCACAACAATGACAAGAAACTATTGGTGCGGAAGAAGACAATTGTATCATTCACAGCAAGAACCACATAAAACAGCTCAAtctaaaaatatgattattacAACTTACAAAGAACATAATAAAGTAAGCCTAATTAAGTGTCAACGTATCACAAGTTAACGCATCAAACCCTCAACtcgtattatatatacaaagaagAATAAGTGAAAGGCAAGAAGACACCCATATACGTATATTATAAGCCTTATCCCCAAGAACAATCTTTCAAAACCTCATAAGCCATTGACCGTTGTTCTTCACTCAACGTTTCCGGGAAATTCACTAGAAACGTTATTTTCAAATCCCCTCGCTTACCTTCTTCTTTAACATTTGGCATACCTTGACCTTTGATCGCCTTCTCAAATCCATGGAAGATCACATCTCCTACGGTTATCGACATAGACTCGCCGCTCAATAATGGCACCGAGAGTTTACATCCCGTTAAAGCTTTTAAAAGAGGAATCTCTACACAAATCTCTAAGTCATCTCCGCGTCTTTTGAACAAAGGATGTCTCTTCTCTTCAACCACGAATGTGATATCTTCCGGGAGATATCCCGGTTTTTCGTTTCCTACTCCTTCGAATGTGATCTTTGTCCCTTTCTTCCATCCCGGTTTAATGTTCACTCTTAACATCTCTTCTTGTTGCTTAATCAATCTGTTCATTACAGAACATAATGAATCATTTGTCtcaaataaaactcaaaatgcaaataaaaaatgagatttggagcaaagaaacaaaccctTCATCGGTAATGATGTCTCTTTTGATCTTGATGTTTTTGACTCCGCCATGGCTGAGTTCTTCCAACGTACACTCAAGCTTTTTCTCCACAGCCGGTGGTTTTTTCGGTGGTGTAGACTGTGAAAACACTATCGGCGTTGTGCTCCTCCGGCTTATACTCTTCCCTATTGACCCAGCCGCGTCCCTCTCTTGTTGTCTCGTGCTCTTGCTCTTAGAAAAAGGCAAAGACGTGGACGTCGCAGAACTCGCAGAGCCtctatcttctttatctcttttgcTAGCGCTCTTCGATATCGACGACGGAGAAGATTGTTTCACGCCGTTGATCGGACTAGAGCTTGGAGGAGACGTTACTCCCTTTACGGAGCCAAATAAATCACCTAAAGTTTGATCTTTCCCTCTCGGACTTGTAAAAGGCGACGTCATCGGACTCGCGTTGTTCGAGACCGGACGTGATTTCAAACCGTGGCTTCTCCCTCCGCCGTGACTGCTGCCTTCGTCTCTACGGCTAGTGCTTCTTGAGAAAGCAGAACGTCGGTTCGAAGAACCGGAAGAGGAGAGGTAGGTTGGTCTAGCTTGCGGCGTGTGGCTACGGCGGCTACTTGAGCTTGATAAAAGAGATGATCGGCGTTTGAAGAAGGAGCTATCGTCCATGCTCTGTAACCGGAGACCTCTCCTAGCAGCGATAAGATCATCCTCCTCCGCAAATTTTTCCTCTAGATATCTTTGGTGGATTGCCTGTAAATGTTTTACAAACACGATTCATTCTTTAACGTTCTTACGATCTCTATTGATTTGAAAACTgaaatttgagatttttatattttacgaAACAGAGTTTCAAATTCTACGATTGATCAATGTAGcgaacaatttatatattttctgtgCTATTATACGAGATAGAGATATATAAAGAAAACGTTATTGCTAATATGTGAAAACGTAGGTGGAATGATGATTATTACTAAATCGCGTTAGTCACATTTGTATAGAATTGAAAATATTGCATGGAGAAGAGATGAGAACGTACAGAATCGGCGTCGGAGTGGGATTCGGATTTGCGATGAGAAGATGAGAGAGGGTGCAATTTGGTGACGAGGGACTTGTAGGCTTTGCATGCTGTCTTGGAAATGCCGAAGAAATCTGTGGCCGGCGACCGAGGAGTCCCCATCGCAtccaaaagaagatgatgatgatcgggAAATTGGCggaaagagaaaaacagagagagagagagagagagagatagattaGGAAACTTTGTTGTCGTGTGTGCAATGATTGAGAATTAGattaccagaccagacgaagAGCCGAGTTGTTTGGGTGGGAAGCTTTTATTAGGAAATTtctgttcctttttttcttaattaattttgtatttttttttttttatgttaaactgttatgaaattacattaaaaaaactgTCCTCCTAATATAACTTGTTACTAGGACTGTATGATCAATTGAACTCACCAACTTATAATTTCCTATTTGAAAGGCATTTAACCATAGAAGATATTTGTTAATCATCGAAAGTGCCTGATCATATTGACACGAGAATTGAATAGCTGTTACGATTGTAATGTATTAAAATCTTTGGTATGCAACATGATGAGCTGTTTCGAATGTATAGAGTTGTAATGTTTGCATATAATACTAATTTTCTCCATAATAGTGGATCCCCATTTTCGACAACATGCTCCACGTAAGCGGTTGTTGAcagttttaaatgataaaatctACTCgactttttgttttgctttttccGAATCTCTGGTTgacctttttcactttttttctttgtcttatcgtttagatattttgattaaaggTAGATGCAAATCTACATTTATACGTAACTCAAATCTCTTTCGATCTTATACTAATTACATATTAGATGCTTTCACTTTTTTCCCCACATTAACAAGAGTAAATTGAAACGTGGTCACTAAAAGAATATGTTCAACAACGACAACGTATCGTTTTAGTGTTGGCAGTTGCAGGTGGGGACAAACAAGCACTAGAGGTTTCCCATGTTACTTCCCAAAAGTCAACATATCAACGCAGCCTCTTTGACCCAAActcaagagaaagaaagaatccAACTTTCACGGCCACCAGAATCAATCACTCAGTTTCGCACCACCAAAAGACTTCAGAttctccaaaaaaaacatgGTGAACCTTCGtttcctcctctttcttcttctttctattctACTCTTCTCAACCTGCGTTGTTGTTGCTCAATCTCCATCGCCGTCACCAACTTGTCCTCTAGATTTCTCACATGTCCTAACAATCCCATGGAACACAACTGACTGTCTAAGCTACAACAAATCAGTAACCAGCAAAACCAGCTGCTGTCAATCTATCTTAACCCTAATCGGAATCCCACTAGCTCATCATCTCAAACAAACATCCAACTTCCGTCTCCCAAATCTCGCTACTTCCGTCTCTTGTATCAACAACCTCCAGACAAAGCTCAacaccctctctctctcttcgaaTCTCACTTCCCTCTGCTTCGATCCAAACCAATTCGTCATCACTAACGACACCTGTGCCGGAATCGAAACGCGTCAAGATTGGGTCTCTCGTCTCGGTCCCAAGTCGGCGCTTGACTCTTCCTGTAGCAGTGGTCTCACCGATCTCTCCCGATGCGACGCTTGTGTTGCCGCTgggtttaaggttcagaaacaGCTCATCGGTCTTGATGGTAATACCTCTCACGGTCTCGGTTGTTACCATTTCGCTGTTCTTTACGCTGCTGGTATCGTTAATGAGAAAGGACCTGAAGGTGATGATgctctctcttgtctcttctctttgagTTTGACATCTCCGTTgatctcaaagaagaagaaacacacgGTGGCTCTTGTTTTAGGTGTAACCGGATCTTTATTCGGAGCTCTGGTTATTGccggttttgtttgtttgttgtatttccGGTTTGGTGGTAAAAAGGGAGAAGCTGGTtgggaggaggatcaagagTCTAGAGTCCCGAGATGGAGACCAAACACTGGCTCAATCTGGTTCAAAATCGAGGAGCTTGAGAAGGCAACTAACAATTTCTCTCAGAAAAATTTCATCGGTCGAGGcgggtttggttttgtttacaaAGGTGTTTTACCGGATGGTTCGGTTATCGCGGTTAAGAAAGTGATAGAATCTGAGTTTCAAGGGGATGCTGAGTTTCGTAACGAGGTTGAGATCATTAGCAATTTAAAACATAGGAACCTTGTTCCGCTTAGAGGTTGTAGTATGGTTGATGATGATACTCAGAGTCAGAGATGTCTTGTTTATGACTACATGTCTAATGGAAACCTCGATGATCATTTGTTTCCTAAGGGAGAGACTCAGAAGATACCATTGAGTTGGCCTCAGAGGAAGAGCATCATTTTGGATGTAGCCAAAGGTTTGGCTTATTTGCATTACGGTGTGAAACCTGCGATTTACCACCGTGATATCAAAGGTACTAACATATTGTTAGATGTGGACATGAGAGCGAGGGTTGCTGATTTTGGTTTAGCTAAACAGAGTAGAGAAGGTGAGTCTCATCTCACTACTAGAGTGGCGGGAACACACGGTTACTTGGCTCCCGAGTACGCGCTTTATGGTCAACTAACCGAGAAGAGCGATGTGTATAGCTTTGGTGTTGTTGTATTGGAGATAATGTGTGGGAGGAAAGCTCTAGACATGTCTACTTCCGGATCGCCAAACACGTTTCTGATTACTGATTGGGCTTGGGCTTTGGTTAAAGCCGGGAAAGCAGAGGAAGCTCTTGACCAGTGTTTGTTGAGAGACGAAGGCTTAGGGATGTCTAATCCGAAAGGGATCATGGAGAGATTCTTGCAAGTTGGGATTTTGTGTGCTCATGTATTGGTTGCTTTAAGGCCAACAATATTGGATGCATTGAAAATGCTGGAAGGAGACATCGAGGTTCCTCCGATTCCGGATCGACCAGTCCCACTCTCGCATCCTTCATACCGAATGGACGGTAACGGTTTCACTATATCGCCTACGCTTAGCGGGATACAAATACATTCCGGAGATATGCTtcgatgaaagaaaaaaactaggcTTCATGTGTGAAAGTGTATattctgtttttgtaaataactttGGAATGCAAGGATCACATTTTTTTATAGAGTCAAATCATGTAAACAAATTTCGAAATATTGTAGAATATCATAAGAAACACATACGTGTATGAAAAGTTCCTTTTAGAAAAAACTTCGATTAAATTAAGATAGAGTCGAAGGCTTGGATGATGGGAGGACGGTGGCTGGTGGAGGTCCTCCTGGAGGTCCTCCTGGAGATACTCGTGGAGGTCTTGGAGGAAGGAAGGCTTCACAAGTGCAGTAATGATTCACGCACGCACATACTTCACAGTTATTACCGCAATATGGTATGCAGATTTCCAGATTGGCATTGGTGCACTTTGGAATAGTTATTGGTCCTCTCGCCTCAGCCACCATGTAATATTCTGCAATCAtcataatttgtgtttttttttcctgttataAAATCTATTTGTATATAGATAAGATAAGTACATCAATTGATACATAAAACTAGATTAAAAAAGTATTACCTGTCGAtccttttttttatgaacatcaacatcaaataatgtattatgtatgttttttttctctctttcaaacaGAGCTTTGTACTATAACTTAAATCCAATTTAATTCTTGATATAATATGTGGTTTACAGTATGAAATCtatatcattaaaataaaaaactagtcCCTGGCAAAGTTTATTACACCGAACAAAATTTGTATGAAGAAATcgttaagaaaaaagaacaaaattatcaGTATTGTACATTGGGATTAAATtatattcttgaattttatGAGACTATTTAAACCAGAAGAAACATCTCTGCTATACAAATTAAACCACCCGAAAAAGAATAACTTACGTGTTGCTGTGAAAAAAAGTGAGGCCAAGAAGACAATCTTAAGCATTTTTGTatccattttttagttttttttttttttttgtaaagtaaaaaataacaattgtttttgataaaattctCTGTGAATATTGATGAAACGTATATAGTGGTGgatgtatttataggaagaaaCACATGATCATGCCAATTCCACTCTCTTCTTATTGGCTGTTTGATATTTACTAGGTTTCCTAATTTAATGTCTTCTTTAATGTCTCTCTTAAATTGGTTCGATATTCGCTGTTTGGTATATGATTCGTTTCCTTAAATTGGTTCGATATTCTTCGTTTCGGAAAAACGAATTTCTCCACATTTAATCCCATACAAACGAATTAAATTGCCTGATTGATACTGTATTTAATAggtttcaaatttaattaaatttaatgtcCCTCTTTTAATGTCTCCCTTAAATTTGTAAACGAAAATGTCCACCTTAAATTTGTTCGATATTCGCTGTTTGGTATGTCTACCCTATCATATTGCTGCACGTTAAATTATACTcctataaaagtaaggtttcactctctccttattggtccatttggcaatacaattttaacaaaaaaaaatatttatattaaaacacaaattaaaaacatttaattttcacatttaactcacataatataaaactgaaatcatataaattctcCCTATAAactatgcattaactttatttctccactaagttgtattaatcaattgtattaaaacaaaacaataaattagaattgtaactctcatttttctaaatgtaatttttcatcatttctcttcctataaatactcattatcttattctcttagtctatcactctttcattctctcatcttcttccactactctcaaatctcttttttgttttgttttgttttgtttttttttttttttgttattgttgttgtatgggttataaaaaatcaaatcaaatatcattgtaaaagcttagttttagagtttgtatgatatgtatatcttatatatttattttaatcttttaaaatgtttatctccattttctattttatattaacatcttataagtcattattttcatacttccttacaatattcaccacacaataagatcataaagttgaaatgatccatatgtaattatctattatgtctctggttatctcacatattcatgtatcattttaaataatttataaagatcaatataatatttaaagatcaata encodes the following:
- the LOC104755332 gene encoding uncharacterized protein LOC104755332; its protein translation is MGTPRSPATDFFGISKTACKAYKSLVTKLHPLSSSHRKSESHSDADSAIHQRYLEEKFAEEDDLIAARRGLRLQSMDDSSFFKRRSSLLSSSSSRRSHTPQARPTYLSSSGSSNRRSAFSRSTSRRDEGSSHGGGRSHGLKSRPVSNNASPMTSPFTSPRGKDQTLGDLFGSVKGVTSPPSSSPINGVKQSSPSSISKSASKRDKEDRGSASSATSTSLPFSKSKSTRQQERDAAGSIGKSISRRSTTPIVFSQSTPPKKPPAVEKKLECTLEELSHGGVKNIKIKRDIITDEGLIKQQEEMLRVNIKPGWKKGTKITFEGVGNEKPGYLPEDITFVVEEKRHPLFKRRGDDLEICVEIPLLKALTGCKLSVPLLSGESMSITVGDVIFHGFEKAIKGQGMPNVKEEGKRGDLKITFLVNFPETLSEEQRSMAYEVLKDCSWG
- the LOC104755331 gene encoding E3 ubiquitin-protein ligase MARCH1, whose translation is MMQGEVQLQPPDSQKLSDSAPLLGEHTNSSSSSASVVVVAAEETSDEIKTEEDLENDASSAPCCRICLEDDSELLGDELISPCMCKGTQQFVHRSCLDHWRSVKEGFAFSHCTTCKAQFHLRVEPFEDNNSWRRKAKFRLFVARDVLLVFLAVQTVIAVMAGLAYMMDKDGEFRNSFNDDWDRILSKHPIPFYYCIGVISFFVLTGFLGIILHCSAINGNDPRMAGCQNCCYGWGVLDCFPASMEACFALVVVFVVIFAILGLAYGFLAATMAIQRIWQRHYHILTKRELTKEYIVEDLHGSYTPPKLDAEHEGRLKMLKLL
- the LOC104755333 gene encoding probable receptor-like protein kinase At1g11050; this translates as MVNLRFLLFLLLSILLFSTCVVVAQSPSPSPTCPLDFSHVLTIPWNTTDCLSYNKSVTSKTSCCQSILTLIGIPLAHHLKQTSNFRLPNLATSVSCINNLQTKLNTLSLSSNLTSLCFDPNQFVITNDTCAGIETRQDWVSRLGPKSALDSSCSSGLTDLSRCDACVAAGFKVQKQLIGLDGNTSHGLGCYHFAVLYAAGIVNEKGPEGDDALSCLFSLSLTSPLISKKKKHTVALVLGVTGSLFGALVIAGFVCLLYFRFGGKKGEAGWEEDQESRVPRWRPNTGSIWFKIEELEKATNNFSQKNFIGRGGFGFVYKGVLPDGSVIAVKKVIESEFQGDAEFRNEVEIISNLKHRNLVPLRGCSMVDDDTQSQRCLVYDYMSNGNLDDHLFPKGETQKIPLSWPQRKSIILDVAKGLAYLHYGVKPAIYHRDIKGTNILLDVDMRARVADFGLAKQSREGESHLTTRVAGTHGYLAPEYALYGQLTEKSDVYSFGVVVLEIMCGRKALDMSTSGSPNTFLITDWAWALVKAGKAEEALDQCLLRDEGLGMSNPKGIMERFLQVGILCAHVLVALRPTILDALKMLEGDIEVPPIPDRPVPLSHPSYRMDGNGFTISPTLSGIQIHSGDMLR